The Arachis duranensis cultivar V14167 chromosome 2, aradu.V14167.gnm2.J7QH, whole genome shotgun sequence genome has a window encoding:
- the LOC107473509 gene encoding probable aquaporin NIP7-1 isoform X1, whose product MHMKDKLVIAKLPDMYENQASPDVSNYASSNGISSGDDNKGIGYRAAKSKHLYLLGSNSWFQCFPFKIDLNFVRMVMAEVIGTFILMFCVSGIIASTKFQSGEVGLLEYAATAGLTVVVIIFSIGPISCAHVNPAVTIAFATIGHVPWYKVPIYIIAQIVGSIFATFIGSLVYGIKSEVMITRPIQGCNSAFWVELIATFIIMFLVAALTSEYESVGHLSGFVAGIAIGLAVLITGPVSGGSMNPARSLGPAIVSWKFKDIWIYMIAPSGGAIAGAQTLRFLRLNKDQPCNTDVGHAIPYCSS is encoded by the exons ACATGTATGAGAATCAAGCATCTCCTGATGTCTCAAATTATGCATCAAGTAATGGAATCTCTTCTGGGGATGATAATAAAGGGATTGGTTATAGAGCTGCAAAATCAAAGCATTTATATCTTTTGGGTAGCAATTCTTGGTTTCAATGCTTTCCCTTCAAAATTGATCTCAATTTTGTTCGTATG GTGATGGCAGAGGTGATTGGAACATTTATTTTGATGTTCTGTGTAAGTGGAATAATAGCAAGCACAAAATTCCAAAGTGGTGAAGTGGGGCTTCTAGAGTATGCAGCCACAGCAGGATTAACAGTGGTTGTTATTATCTTCTCCATAGGACCAATTTCTTGTGCACATGTCAACCCAGCTGTCACAATTGCCTTTGCCACAATTGGTCATGTTCCATGGTACAAG GTTCCAATTTACATAATAGCACAGATAGTAGGTTCTATATTTGCCACATTTATAGGTAGCCTTGTTTATGGCATAAAATCAGAGGTTATGATCACAAGGCCAATCCAAGGTTGCAACTCTGCATTCTGGGTTGAACTCATTGCAACTTTCATCATCATGTTCCTTGTTGCAGCTTTGACATCTGAGTATGAATCA GTTGGGCATTTATCTGGCTTTGTTGCTGGAATTGCAATTGGTCTTGCTGTACTAATCACAGG GCCTGTGTCAGGTGGATCAATGAACCCTGCAAGATCATTAGGACCAGCAATTGTTTCATGGAAATTCAAGGACATTTGGATATACATGATAGCACCAAGTGGTGGAGCCATAGCAGGAGCTCAAACCCTTCGTTTTCTTCGCCTTAATAAGGACCAACCTTGCAACACCGATGTTGGTCACGCCATACCCTATTGTTCAagttag
- the LOC107473533 gene encoding calmodulin calcium-dependent NAD kinase has protein sequence MQRDYNGNVKPSVTQIVVASSIGLIFAVAMSYRIKVMRDRKIMPLLRISRAGKHTPRLERFSHYVARQMGFKDRRSCPHLCKLASEYIRKADGCEDDMYAFFEGEPDADSLFVKLVEEFERCILSYFSFHWSYGDLLISQILSSENEAKKKLKHIVMAATREQRVERLTKNLKVARVFNTLVEEMKAMGLVTTDDSRCTEVMAPVAHSDRSPVLLFMGGGMGAGKSTVLKDILKEPFWAGAAGNAVIIEADAFKESDVIYRALSSRGHHDMIQTAELVHQSSTDAASSLLVTALNEGRDVIMDGTLSWVPFVVQTITMARNVHRKRYRMGVGYKLNSDGSVIENYWEIIDDEEPEQVGGKKRKPYRIELVGVICDAYLAVIRGIRRAIMCRRGVRVKSQLKSHKRFAAAFMTYCNLVDNARLYSTNALEGPPKLIGWKDRDKTLLVDPDEIDCLRRVARLNEDAESIYELYKHPNPAFEAGSIWKDIVLSPSRLNIQQELKYSIQKIERLKDNFMKE, from the exons ATGCAGAGAG ATTATAATGGGAATGTTAAGCCAAGCGTTACACAGATCGTTGTGGCTTCATCCATTGGGTTGATATTTGCTGTGGCAATGTCTTATCGGATCAAGGTTATGAGAGATCGCAAGATAATGCCACTTTTGAGAATTTCAAGGGCAGGCAAGCATACTCCAAGGCTTGAAAGATTCTCTCATTACGtag CTAGGCAAATGGGGTTCAAAGATAGGAGGAGTTGTCCTCATCTGTGTAAATTAGCTTCTGAATACATAAGGAAGGCCGACGGATGCGAAGACGATATGTACGCCTTCTTCGAGGGCGAACCGGATGCAGATTCGCTCTTCGTGAAGCTTGTGGAGGAGTTTGAGAGATGCATTCTCAGTTACTTTTCATTCCATTGGAGCTACGGTGATCTATTGATAAGTCAG ATATTGAGCTCTGAAAATGAGGCAAAAAAGAAGCTCAAGCACATAGTTATGGCCGCAACTAG AGAACAAAGGGTTGAGAGGCTAACAAAGAATTTGAAGGTGGCGAGAGTTTTTAACACTTTAGTAGAAGAGATGAAAGCAATGGGACTTGTAACAACCGATGACTCGAGATGCACAGAAGTAATGGCTCCAGTGGCTCATAGCGATAGAAGCCCGGTGCTTCTCTTCATGGGTGGTGGCATGGGAGCCGGCAAGAGCACTGTGCTCAAGGACATTCTTAAAGA ACCTTTTTGGGCCGGAGCGGCAGGAAATGCTGTTATCATTGAGGCAGATGCCTTCAAAGAATCAGATGTTATATATAGAGCCCTTAGTTCAAGGGGGCATCATGACATGATTCAAACAGCTGAATTG GTTCACCAATCATCCACAGATGCAGCCTCATCACTCCTAGTAACTGCACTAAATGAAGGGAGGGATGTGATCATGGATGGAACACTCTCTTGGGTACCATTTGTAGTGCAAACAATAACCATGGCCAGAAACGTCCATCGGAAGCGTTACCGGATGGGTGTCGGCTACAAGTTGAACAGTGATGGATCTGTAATTGAAAACTATTGGGAAATtattgatgatgaagaaccTGAACAAGTTggagggaaaaaaagaaaaccatATAGAATAGAGTTGGTTGGAGTAATTTGTGATGCTTACCTTGCCGTCATTAGAGGCATAAG GAGAGCTATCATGTGTAGAAGAGGAGTAAGAGTGAAATCTCAATTAAAATCTCACAAAAGGTTTGCTGCTGCATTTATGACATATTGTAACCTAGTAGACAATGCCAGGTTATACAGTACCAATGCTTTGGAAGGCCCACCCAAG TTGATAGGATGGAAAGATAGAGACAAGACACTACTTGTTGATCCAGATGAAATTGATTGTTTGAGGAGAGTTGCAAGGTTGAATGAAGATGCTGAATCCATATATGAGCTTTACAAGCATCCTAATCCTGCTTTTGAAGCAGGATCAATTTGGAAAGACATTGTATTATCCCCTTCAAGGCTCAACATCCAACAAGAGCTTAAGTATTCTATCCAAAAAATTGAGAGACTCAAAGATAACTTCATGAAGGAGTGA
- the LOC107473509 gene encoding probable aquaporin NIP7-1 isoform X2: protein MYENQASPDVSNYASSNGISSGDDNKGIGYRAAKSKHLYLLGSNSWFQCFPFKIDLNFVRMVMAEVIGTFILMFCVSGIIASTKFQSGEVGLLEYAATAGLTVVVIIFSIGPISCAHVNPAVTIAFATIGHVPWYKVPIYIIAQIVGSIFATFIGSLVYGIKSEVMITRPIQGCNSAFWVELIATFIIMFLVAALTSEYESVGHLSGFVAGIAIGLAVLITGPVSGGSMNPARSLGPAIVSWKFKDIWIYMIAPSGGAIAGAQTLRFLRLNKDQPCNTDVGHAIPYCSS from the exons ATGTATGAGAATCAAGCATCTCCTGATGTCTCAAATTATGCATCAAGTAATGGAATCTCTTCTGGGGATGATAATAAAGGGATTGGTTATAGAGCTGCAAAATCAAAGCATTTATATCTTTTGGGTAGCAATTCTTGGTTTCAATGCTTTCCCTTCAAAATTGATCTCAATTTTGTTCGTATG GTGATGGCAGAGGTGATTGGAACATTTATTTTGATGTTCTGTGTAAGTGGAATAATAGCAAGCACAAAATTCCAAAGTGGTGAAGTGGGGCTTCTAGAGTATGCAGCCACAGCAGGATTAACAGTGGTTGTTATTATCTTCTCCATAGGACCAATTTCTTGTGCACATGTCAACCCAGCTGTCACAATTGCCTTTGCCACAATTGGTCATGTTCCATGGTACAAG GTTCCAATTTACATAATAGCACAGATAGTAGGTTCTATATTTGCCACATTTATAGGTAGCCTTGTTTATGGCATAAAATCAGAGGTTATGATCACAAGGCCAATCCAAGGTTGCAACTCTGCATTCTGGGTTGAACTCATTGCAACTTTCATCATCATGTTCCTTGTTGCAGCTTTGACATCTGAGTATGAATCA GTTGGGCATTTATCTGGCTTTGTTGCTGGAATTGCAATTGGTCTTGCTGTACTAATCACAGG GCCTGTGTCAGGTGGATCAATGAACCCTGCAAGATCATTAGGACCAGCAATTGTTTCATGGAAATTCAAGGACATTTGGATATACATGATAGCACCAAGTGGTGGAGCCATAGCAGGAGCTCAAACCCTTCGTTTTCTTCGCCTTAATAAGGACCAACCTTGCAACACCGATGTTGGTCACGCCATACCCTATTGTTCAagttag